One part of the Desulfonema ishimotonii genome encodes these proteins:
- a CDS encoding FKBP-type peptidyl-prolyl cis-trans isomerase, producing MMANAKSGDSVKVHYTGTLDDGSKFDSSVDREPMAFTIGQGQLLPMFEDAVVGLAVGESVNVSIPPENGYGLRREELIGQIPADKLPGDMTPAVGMQLQIQTPQGQPMILTITEVADAHVTVDGNHQLAGQNLHFEIKLVEIA from the coding sequence ATGATGGCAAACGCTAAAAGCGGAGACAGCGTAAAGGTTCATTATACCGGCACACTGGATGACGGTTCAAAATTTGACTCTTCTGTTGACCGGGAGCCGATGGCGTTCACCATCGGTCAGGGCCAGTTGCTTCCGATGTTTGAAGATGCGGTTGTGGGGCTGGCCGTGGGAGAGTCTGTCAATGTCAGCATTCCGCCTGAAAACGGGTATGGTCTGCGCCGGGAAGAGCTGATCGGCCAGATCCCCGCAGACAAACTGCCCGGAGATATGACGCCGGCGGTGGGGATGCAGCTCCAGATCCAGACGCCCCAGGGACAGCCCATGATTCTGACGATCACCGAAGTCGCGGATGCGCACGTTACGGTTGACGGAAATCACCAGCTGGCCGGTCAGAACCTGCACTTTGAAATCAAGCTTGTCGAGATTGCCTGA
- the tsaA gene encoding tRNA (N6-threonylcarbamoyladenosine(37)-N6)-methyltransferase TrmO: MQSPIEYHPIGVIRTPFKTPEGTPIQPTGGTDAEAVAEIFPKYRAGLEDLEGFSHLILLYHCHLSAPFRLKVRPFLDNTERGLFATRAPSRPNSIGLSVVRLSRIADHALYIKDVDILDGAPLLDIKPYVPAFDMRQGARSGWFETKAGQTGTIRDDGRFSKK; encoded by the coding sequence ATGCAAAGCCCCATTGAATATCACCCCATCGGCGTCATCCGCACCCCGTTTAAAACACCTGAAGGCACCCCGATTCAGCCGACCGGCGGCACGGATGCGGAGGCTGTGGCGGAAATCTTTCCAAAATACCGGGCAGGCCTGGAAGATCTGGAGGGATTTTCCCACCTGATCCTGCTCTATCACTGCCATTTGTCCGCCCCCTTCCGGCTGAAGGTCAGACCTTTTCTGGACAATACCGAGCGGGGACTTTTTGCCACCCGTGCCCCGTCGCGCCCCAATTCCATCGGTCTGTCGGTGGTGCGCCTGTCCCGGATCGCTGACCACGCCCTTTATATTAAAGACGTGGACATACTGGACGGCGCGCCGCTGCTGGACATCAAACCCTATGTTCCTGCATTTGACATGCGGCAGGGGGCGCGCAGCGGGTGGTTTGAAACAAAGGCAGGCCAGACCGGAACCATCCGGGATGATGGACGATTCTCAAAAAAATGA
- a CDS encoding MBL fold metallo-hydrolase RNA specificity domain-containing protein: protein MHVTFYGAVREVTGSMHLLSTENDRILLDCGLFQGHRRESNQKNRVLPFDPKIITNMLLSHAHIDHSGRIPMLTRKEFHGRVICTRATADACEYLLPDSAHIQESDANYLNYKTVRSSLARFRASILTNGKNNRGKSSKKVSKRELNDIKKLLKKDRHQLNVESINDLMARYHLKSIQPLYTLAEAENALGFFDSYPYGHPVTIGKEMSCTFYEAGHILGSALTFVRARENGRTFTICYTGDIGRFGKPILRDPTLNFNVADRNVDLMIMESTYGNRRHEPVEDLKDRLKQVMLDTCRRQGAVLIPSFAFGRTQELIYVLHKLYDSGEVPRIPVYVDSPLATNLTRVFGEHPEVYDRETQDIFLRNGKNPFMFKQIRFIGSVEESIDLMKQSLPHVVIASSGMCEAGRILHHLRYKIHNPKNTILIVGYMAQNTLGHRILEKGEAYEASGRTGPPPMLRFLNKEYPLKAHVAKIGGFSGHADREEMRRFLKQSDLNIKRIALVHGEEEQTLSFADCLKQDGYNVTVPRLGETLAIR from the coding sequence ATGCACGTAACATTTTACGGCGCAGTGCGTGAAGTGACCGGCTCCATGCACCTGCTGAGTACGGAAAACGACCGGATTCTGCTCGATTGCGGCCTGTTTCAGGGCCACCGCAGGGAGAGTAACCAGAAAAACAGAGTCCTCCCCTTTGACCCGAAAATCATCACCAACATGCTGCTTTCCCACGCCCACATTGACCATTCAGGCCGCATTCCCATGCTGACCCGCAAAGAATTTCACGGGCGCGTTATCTGCACCCGCGCCACTGCCGATGCGTGCGAATACCTGTTGCCCGACAGCGCCCATATCCAGGAATCGGATGCCAATTATCTGAACTATAAGACCGTCCGATCCTCCCTTGCCCGGTTCAGGGCATCGATCCTCACAAACGGAAAAAACAACAGGGGGAAAAGCAGCAAAAAGGTGAGCAAACGGGAGCTGAACGACATTAAAAAGCTCCTGAAAAAGGACCGGCATCAGTTGAATGTCGAATCCATTAACGACCTCATGGCCAGATATCATCTGAAAAGCATTCAGCCCCTGTACACGCTTGCCGAAGCGGAAAACGCCCTCGGTTTTTTTGACAGCTACCCCTACGGCCATCCCGTGACCATCGGCAAAGAGATGTCCTGCACCTTTTACGAGGCCGGGCATATTCTGGGGTCGGCCCTGACCTTCGTCCGGGCCAGGGAAAACGGGCGCACCTTTACCATCTGCTATACCGGCGATATCGGGAGATTCGGCAAGCCGATCCTCAGAGACCCGACCCTGAATTTCAACGTGGCAGACCGGAACGTGGACCTGATGATCATGGAAAGCACTTACGGCAACCGCCGCCATGAACCGGTTGAGGATCTGAAGGACCGCCTGAAGCAGGTGATGCTCGATACCTGTCGCAGGCAGGGCGCTGTACTCATCCCCTCCTTCGCCTTCGGGCGGACCCAGGAGCTGATTTACGTGCTGCACAAACTCTATGACAGCGGCGAAGTGCCCCGGATTCCCGTCTACGTTGACAGCCCCCTGGCCACCAATCTGACCCGGGTCTTTGGCGAACACCCCGAAGTCTATGACCGGGAAACGCAGGATATTTTTCTCAGAAATGGCAAAAATCCGTTTATGTTCAAACAGATCCGCTTTATCGGGTCCGTTGAGGAGTCGATAGACCTGATGAAGCAATCCCTGCCCCACGTCGTCATCGCCTCCTCCGGCATGTGCGAGGCCGGGCGCATTCTCCACCACCTGCGCTACAAAATCCACAACCCGAAAAATACCATTCTGATCGTGGGCTATATGGCTCAGAATACCCTGGGCCACCGGATTCTGGAAAAGGGCGAGGCCTATGAGGCCTCCGGCAGAACCGGTCCGCCGCCCATGCTGAGGTTTCTGAACAAGGAATACCCGCTCAAAGCCCATGTGGCGAAAATCGGCGGGTTCAGCGGCCATGCCGACCGGGAAGAGATGCGCCGCTTTCTGAAACAGTCCGACCTGAACATAAAAAGGATCGCCCTGGTTCACGGCGAAGAGGAGCAGACCCTTTCGTTTGCCGACTGCCTGAAACAGGATGGCTACAATGTAACGGTCCCGCGCCTGGGCGAGACGCTTGCCATCAGATAG
- a CDS encoding substrate-binding periplasmic protein encodes MKKTVLITIILLFHLSPSNAETININFDDWCPYCCSDAENPKIPNTEKPGYQLEIINRIFRQKGYDIKYNSLPWARAVKEASKGRLDALLSPSKSEAPDLIFPEEEIGILGWCFYTGKKNSWNYKGVASLKQVRLGFLHGNNFDGEVQAYIEKNRDDHMLIHPEFGTDWIEKNFNRLAMGRITAVLDEPFTLDYFIKTNNLNNQFRKAGCLEGQKMYIAFSPKNPMAEKYAEMFDYEIRELRKSGAFEKILSAYGLSDWK; translated from the coding sequence ATGAAAAAAACAGTCCTGATTACAATAATTTTACTGTTTCACCTGTCTCCGTCAAATGCCGAAACCATTAATATCAATTTCGACGACTGGTGCCCCTACTGCTGTTCTGATGCTGAAAATCCGAAAATTCCGAACACCGAAAAACCGGGTTATCAGTTGGAAATTATTAACCGTATTTTCAGACAAAAGGGATATGATATAAAATATAACTCGCTTCCCTGGGCAAGAGCCGTCAAAGAGGCCAGCAAAGGCAGACTGGATGCGTTGCTTTCTCCTTCCAAAAGTGAGGCCCCGGATCTGATTTTCCCCGAGGAGGAAATCGGAATTCTCGGGTGGTGTTTTTATACCGGAAAAAAAAATTCATGGAATTATAAAGGCGTCGCCTCATTGAAGCAGGTAAGGCTGGGATTTCTTCATGGAAATAATTTCGACGGAGAGGTTCAGGCGTATATTGAAAAAAACAGGGATGACCATATGCTGATTCATCCTGAATTTGGTACGGACTGGATAGAAAAAAATTTTAACCGGCTCGCAATGGGCAGAATAACCGCTGTTTTAGACGAGCCTTTCACTCTTGATTACTTCATCAAGACAAATAATCTGAATAATCAGTTCAGAAAGGCAGGCTGTCTGGAAGGCCAGAAAATGTATATTGCCTTTTCTCCCAAAAATCCGATGGCAGAAAAATATGCGGAAATGTTTGATTACGAAATTCGGGAATTACGGAAATCAGGTGCATTTGAAAAAATACTGTCTGCTTACGGGCTGAGTGACTGGAAATAA